GCGCAAAATCGGCAATGGCATCGGCATCTTTCCAGTTATAGCGATTCTCTTCCGGATGAATGGGGCCCATTTTCATCGCATTTTCGGGGGTCATGCTGTTGAACTGGGTCTTGATCAGGTCGGCATCGGAGCCAGGCTGCACCATCCGTGGGTTAACGGCCACGCCAATAGGAAAATAGTTTTTGTAGTAGTCTTTCAGTCCTTTTTCGGGTGCGATAAAGGCAACCGACAGGGCAATAAAGGCACAGATACTTATTTTACGCATGATCAGAAAGAGTTTAGTTTATTTAAGCGTCGAATGGGTAGTTAAAACAAAATGGTGGGTATCCACTACCTGTATTTGGCAACTGAAAAAGCAGCCGCCAGTGGCTTGTCTATCCAAGATAAATCACTTGAACAGCAACTGTGAAAATCCGAACAGGTCGTGTCGCCAGACCGGCCAGCTGTGCCCACCCGCGTACTCGCTGTATTGGTATTTGATGCCCATCTCATCGAACTTCTTCATCATGATCTGGCAGTTCTGGTGCGCGATGTCTTCCTTGCCGCCCTGCGAAATCCAGAACTGTTTGAGATTACTGTTGATCGTACTGGCGTTCTCTTTCATAAAAGCATATTGCGGATCAGACAGCTTGGTATTGTTGGCCCACCAGCCCGAACTGAACACACCCAGCGCTGAGAATAGGTTGGTATTCTTCACTCCAGCATGCAGCGTCTGTAACCCGCCCATCGATAGACCGGCGAGTGCCCGATTTTTGGCGTCGGTCTCGACCCGGAAGTTACTTTCTACAAACGGAATGGCTCCCTGCTTCAACTCGTTCTCAAAAGCGCGTAGGGCGTTTTCGTTGAAACCTGCCACACCGCCACCCATGCCAATGTTACCATCGAGCATCACTACCAGCATGGGTTTGGCTTTCTTGTCGGCAATCAGATTGTCCAGAATCAGGTCGGTACGCCCCTGCGTGGCCCACCCGCGCTGATCTTCGCCCCCGCCATGCAGGAGGTATAGCACCGGGTATTTTTCGGTTGATTTCTCGTAGCCGGGTGGTGTGTAGACGTACATGTCGCGCCAGGTATTCGACGCTTTCGATAGGTAATGTTTAATCCGAATGTCGCCATGCGGTACGTCTTTCAGCGCGTAATAGCCTTCGTCGCGATCCGGAATTTCAATACCGCTGGCCATACGACTCATCCCGTAAAACGATTCGCTGGCGGGATCGGCAACCGCTACACCATCGATTAGCAAGGAGTAATAATGAAAGCCTCGGCTGATGGAATCGGTCGTTACGGTCCAGAATCCGGCGGTATCTTTCACCATATCGTATTTCTTGCCCAGATCCATCTGTACTTTCTGCGCGTCCGGCGCTTTCACCCGAAACACCACGCGATTGTCCGGCAATATCTGCGGGTATCTGGCATTACGTATGTTGGTAGCCGCTGGTGAACCCAACAGCGTGTATTTGGTCAGAGACGCTACGTCAACCGGCTTAAACAGAAACTGAGAGAACATATACAGGCCGTTCTTCCAGACTTTAAAATCGTGTACGCCCGGCTCAACGTAATAGATGTGCGGTACGTTGTGCTGATACAGATAATCGTGGGTTCGCTTGCTGAACGTAATCAGCCCGTCGTTGTCCCCACACGAGATCCAGAGCAGTTTCAGCTTCTTTTTGGCGTCTTCCGGATTCGGCACCAACTCTTCGGGCTTTTTGGTATTGGGGGCCGACGAAAACCCACCGACCCAGGCGAATTTATCGAGATTGCCCAGTCCAAAATTCAACGACTGACCGCCCCCCATCGACAGACCCGCAATGGCGCGGTGCTCGCGGTCGGTAAGGGTCGAGTATTTCTTCTCGATGAATGGGATCAGGTCCGTCAATAAATCTTTCTCGAACGTAGCAAAGGCTTCCACTTTGTCTTTGTCAAAGACATTGCCCACGGCCCGGTCGTCTTTCATGGCCCGCCCATTCGGCATGACCACGATCATGGGTTCCAGTTTTTTCTCGGCGTACAGATTATCCAGAATCACCTGCGGACTGCCGCCCCGAAGCCATTCCTTTTCATCGCCACCAATGCCATGCAGCAGATACAGCACCGGATACTTTTTCTTTTTGGAATAGCCCGGTGGCGTGTATACCAATGCTTTGCGCGTTGTGCCCACGGTTTTGGATGCATACTGGACGGAATCCAGTTTACCCGTTGCAATGCCCGTGCGCACCTGCTCAAAACCTTTGGGCATTTCTTTTTCGACGGGTTGCGAATAAGCCGCT
This DNA window, taken from Spirosoma agri, encodes the following:
- a CDS encoding alpha/beta hydrolase-fold protein; the protein is MLVSAAAYSQPVEKEMPKGFEQVRTGIATGKLDSVQYASKTVGTTRKALVYTPPGYSKKKKYPVLYLLHGIGGDEKEWLRGGSPQVILDNLYAEKKLEPMIVVMPNGRAMKDDRAVGNVFDKDKVEAFATFEKDLLTDLIPFIEKKYSTLTDREHRAIAGLSMGGGQSLNFGLGNLDKFAWVGGFSSAPNTKKPEELVPNPEDAKKKLKLLWISCGDNDGLITFSKRTHDYLYQHNVPHIYYVEPGVHDFKVWKNGLYMFSQFLFKPVDVASLTKYTLLGSPAATNIRNARYPQILPDNRVVFRVKAPDAQKVQMDLGKKYDMVKDTAGFWTVTTDSISRGFHYYSLLIDGVAVADPASESFYGMSRMASGIEIPDRDEGYYALKDVPHGDIRIKHYLSKASNTWRDMYVYTPPGYEKSTEKYPVLYLLHGGGEDQRGWATQGRTDLILDNLIADKKAKPMLVVMLDGNIGMGGGVAGFNENALRAFENELKQGAIPFVESNFRVETDAKNRALAGLSMGGLQTLHAGVKNTNLFSALGVFSSGWWANNTKLSDPQYAFMKENASTINSNLKQFWISQGGKEDIAHQNCQIMMKKFDEMGIKYQYSEYAGGHSWPVWRHDLFGFSQLLFK